The genome window TCTCTGCTGGCGTGGCTGTTGGGGTTGCCGCAGTCGGTTCCGGCAGCGTGACGTTTACCTGCCAGTTGTTGGCCTTTGCTGCGCTGCCTTTTGCCAGCAGGGCTCCGTTGGCATCTTCCATCTGCCAGTTAAGCGTTGTCAGTTTGGTACACTGTTTTGTTTGTATCAGCGCGCCGACCTGTGGCAGAAACTCCTCCAGCACCGTCGGCGTTTTATTGCCTTTGGCAACGATACGCAGCGGCAGCTCGCGCGCGCACCAGTCCTCAGGCTTCTGGCTTTTAACGTTATCGATCCACACATCCAGTTTTTTAGAAGGTGAAGAGACAATATTGTAATTATCCGCCCAGGCGCTGGAGGCCATTAACAGCGTTAACGCGCCGGTTAACCAGTATTTCATAAGGGTCCCTTGAGAGTTATTTAATCGCGAAGCGGAATAAACTGCGCCGCTTCAGAAAGAGAATGCAGCAGCGTAGTATCCTGAGGCGAACCCACCCAGACCGCCATCGCGCTGTAGTTATCCTGCTCGCCGTCTGACTGCTCCTCGCTGTTTTTCAGCGCCTGATGCATCAGCGTCAGCCACTCTTCCGGCGTGTTGACCATATGCAACGCCTGCTGCATCTGCTGATGCGACACGCCGTGCCAGAAGCCATCGGTACACAATAGAAACGCATCGCCATCTTCAATCGGCACGACATCGCTGTAGCTGGCATCGCGCCCTTCGTCGCCCATTCCCAGCGCAAAATAGAGCAGGTTGCTGTTGATGCCTTCTGTCTGATGTCCGGCATCCTTCATCTGCTGAATCAGGCTGTGGTCGGTGGTGACGTGATACAGGTAGCCGCGCCGGAACAGATAAAGGCGGCTGTCGCCCGCATGCGCCCAGTAAGCCAGCTGATAATCACGATCGATAAACAAACTGACCAGCGTGGTGCCCATGCGGCTGTAATCAGGCTCGCTTTTCTGCTGCTGACGGATCGCCCGGTTGGCATTATTGATGTACCGGCGAATTTGCTGCGCATCCAGATGCGCATCGCCGTCGAACTGGTCGATAATGGTGTTGCGCGCCAGCCTGGCGGCCAGATCGCCGCCGGGAAAACCAGCGACGCCGTCACAGACCACGAAGCAGGCCGAGCGCTCTCCTATCATGTCGCCCGTCTGATCCTGATTGCTCTCGCGGGCGCCCTGATTCGACATTGAGGCAATGGTGATATTCATTATTCGTCCGAGGCGGTCTGTGAGTCTTTATACTGGTTAACTTCCATATCGTAAGCGTGCAGGAACGCTTCGCCGAACAGCGTATGGAAGTCATCTTCAATTTCACCAGCCGTTTCGTTATAGCGACGGTTAAAATGCTCCCACAGCGCCGCCTTACGGCTGCCGGGCAGCGAAAGGCGCGAAGTCACGCCTTCCTGACGCGCTTCCTCTTCCAGCTGCTGTGGATTAAAGGATTGCAGCATCGCGGCAATAATGGCGCGGATACCGGCAATCATCCCCAGCTGATGCGCCTGCAGATCCACCAGCGCATCGCGTACCGCCTGTTTCGGCGGCATAAAGCCCGGCATACGGCTGCCGAACATCTGCATCAGCACGGTTTTGCCGGATGGCAGCAGCTTGAACGGGTTATTGGCATCATCCAGGATAACGGTCATATCCGCTTTTACGCCGCGTTTCAGAATCGAGCGCGAGGACAACAGCGCGACCGTTCCCTGCGAGAACATGCCCAGCATCTGCCCCAGCTGCTGCATATTTTCCCGATCGAAATGCGGCGTCGGCTGCATATCATTTAGTCCCATACCATCCAGCAGCGCCTGCAACAGTTCACCCTGCAGCGCCTCTCCGCCGGAAGAGGCATTGTGCTGCTGACTGCTGCTGTTGCTGGCAACCGGATCGATACGCAAGCGCCCTTTCGGCGGTGGCGTAACGCTGCGCTGAACCGCCTGCGGCGTAGGCAGAGTGATACCACCATAATCGGGGACGTCCGGCTGTGGCGGTGCCTGATTAAACAGCGGAGAAGATTCAATGCTGTTTGGCTTATCCGCTGACAAATCTGCAAACAACGGCGAGGCGCTGAGCGCGTCATCATCGGCTTTTACTGCGTCGTTAAAGTCGGCATCCCGGGCGGCGCTTTGCTCATCGGCAAACAGGGAAGAAACGCTGGACGCGTTTTCCGCAGGTGCAACATCAGGGTTGGCCCCGGCGGCAGGCGGCTGGTCAGCAAAAAGCGGCGAACGCGCGATATCATTGTCATCGCCAAACAGATCCTGTTTGCCGGTCTCCGCCGAACGGGTTTCGGCCATAGCAGGCTGCTGCGTGCCGGGCGTTTCATCATCGGGATGCGCCAACGGCACCGCACTGCCCATCATCAGGCCCAGCGGATCGTCGCTGTTGATTTGCGCTGGCGTGGACTTGCCGCCGCCAAACAGCGCCAGCGGATCAAGCTCATCTGGTTTCGCTTTCGGCTGAGCAGCTTTATCAGCGGCAGGCTGCACCAGCGTGGTCGGCGTGCTGTCGTTGAAAATGCTCTCTGATTTAAACAGTTCATCCTGATTAAACAGCGCATCTGGCGTCTGGCTGCGACGATCGAGGCTCAGCGGCTCGCTGGTTTTAAACTGCGCCAGCGGATCTTCCGGGTTACGGTTTTCTGTTTGTGGCGCCGTTAACGGATGTTCCGTGGCCGCAGGCGCGGCGGGCTTCATCCGGCTGGTAGAGATGCTGTCAGCAATAGAAAACTCTTTCGCCAGGCTATCCCAGATTTCGCTGGGGATCGCCGCTGTGCCATCTGCGGCCTTTGCAAGCGGCGTTGGCTGAGCCTGCGGGGCGGGTACCTGTGGCGCAGGACGGGCCACCGGCGGCGCAACATGCGCTGCAGGCTGAGCAGTGGCATTCAGATCGTTAACCAGCAGACGGTACTCATCTATGCCCAGAATATCGCCATCCTGTAACTCGACCTGACGGCCCCGCTCCAGCGGAATATCATTCAGCTCGACGCGCGTCACGTTGCCACGGTTAGTGATCCGGCATTCGCCGTCGGCGGAAATGTGGACAATCGCCTGCAGGCGGGAGATGGTACGGTCGTTATCGGGCAGCACCAGATTGTTATCGACGCCACGGCCGATGGTGCCGCCGGGCGGTAAAAAGTCACAGCTGCTCTGCGGCGGCTGATGTCCCGGTTTATTCGTTATAATCGTAAAGCGCATAACGGTTTCCTGCGTTTGAGATATTCGGCATACAAACCGCGCAGGTCTCGGTGAAACTGGCGGGGTTTATACGAAGAAGTTAAATAAGCAATAATTCAATCGGTCAATGGCTAATATCGATTGGATATCTGGAATAAAGTTCATTGTAAATAAAGGAATCAGGCTCGTCTGTAAGGCAAATATAAACAGCGCTGACGAGCCGTTTTTCCTGGCGGATACTTATTTAGCGCTTTCCACCAGATCAGTTACGCGCGTCACCATTTGTTGCTTAATACACCTTTGCTCGTCCTTACAGGCGTTTCTTTCAATAAGCCAACGCTGCTGCTCACTTTTTAGTGCTGCTAATTTAGCTGTAACATCAACACCGGTGTTCTTAATTTGATGTACTGCCATTTGCCAGGCATCATTAACGCTGTGATCCCAACTGGCTAAATCAAAAGATGCACAAATAGCCTTTTCAGTTGTGGTTACCGCTTTTTGGCAATTAAAAGAAGGCGCTGCAGGCGCATCGGCTGGCAGTTTTTGTAAGGCAAGTAATGTATTATCGTCCCAATTAGTCAGGATCGTTTGTTTGCCCAGCTTTACCAACCAGTTATCAGTAGCTTCGCCTTTAGGCCCAAGCATGCCTTTCCCGCATTGGACAAAGACTGGAGTTACCTTATCAGTACCCTGCAATTCTAACGAATAATTATTTGATAGATCTTTACTGCTCTCTGCTCCGATTGTCGAGGCCAGAAGCTTATTTAATGTGATTTCAGGCTGCGCCTTTAATACAGGCTGCTCACAGCCGTGATTAAGTAACGGTTCGCCAGTAATATGATTGGTGGTAAACGACAACGTACGGCCAACCAGCGTCGGGTCATTCATTATGATAGATGGCCGCATTGTTTGCTGCGTATTAACATAAACTCTTTTTATCTGCCATTTACCAGCCAATAGCTCAGCGTTGTTTTGCTCAGCATTTGCTGTGAAGCTAAAAAAAAGAGCGCAACCTAACAGGGGCTGCATAAATAAACGCTTTAACTGGACAATCATAAATAGAAACTTTCCTCAAAAAAACTAAACGAAAGGCTATATATCCGCCTATGGCATACCTTTCAGAGGTATTACTAGCAATCTATATCTTAGTTAGCTGCTACTAATAAGTTGTATAGTTTCGAGCAGAGAGTCCCTTAGTTACGTTATATCCCAAAATCGAACTATTTTTTTCAAAAAAGTGTCCTTATTCATTTTTTCCAAAATAAAATGAGTGGAGCAGCGTTTTCCCAGAGAGTCATCATTTTTAATCTTGACCGCCACATCATATTCGCCAGGTTGTCATTTTAGTTCATTCCAAAAATACACTCTCCAGCCATTATTTCCTGTCCGTAATTAGCTTCTTCAGATGGTTTTACTGTTTCCCAACAATCAATTTTGCGCAAAGAAATTTAGGGGGAGCCGACTTTAAAAATACCGTTGCATCTATTTTCTTCAGAGACAGTAAAACACACCCCTCCCTGTTTAACCCTTACCGACAGAAGGTGATAAAATGGCTGAGCCAGATGACACTCCGAAAGAAATATTGCGAATCCAGGGACAATACTTTGATGTTCATGAGAAAGACTTTTTATCGCCAGGCTTTATTAAAATTTACTTCAAGAATATTATCATCTTTACTTTTACATTCTCTGAGCGTAGCCAAAAACCTCAGAATTAAAATTCAAAACTTTTATTCCTTGTTGTAATAATAACCTCAGCTATCTTAGCCATCTTCTTTTCCTTTATATTGCTTAACGATCTTTCCCAGTTCAGCACTATGATAAACATCGATACATTTAGCTAATGTCATTGGCTCGCCGGACTGGCTGGAATATGTTTTTGCAAGAAATTCGTCCACTACCTTTCTTACTGCACTATGGGCAGCTAAAGGGTAATCGCCAAACTCCAGATAACCACGCGCCGCAGCAGAAGCGTCATCTTTAACTTCCTTGCTATTATACCCTTTAGCAACACAGACGCTTAAAGCATAGTTTTTTATATATTGTTCAGCACTGTATTCTGATTTTGCACTGACTCGCATTGAAAAATCATAGCTGCAAGACAGATAAAGAAAATTGGAAATGGCGTATTCACTCTATTACTTTTAACAACGCTATCCATAAATATACCCGCCCGTAAACGGGCGGGTGAAAGCTATTACGCTTCTTTGTTTTCTTTGATGTTCCAGCCAGCGCTGCTTTCAGCGCCCTTACCGCCAGCAGAAGTCTGCTCCCAGTACTGCTGTTTAACTTTCGCAGCCTGGAATGCATAGGTCACACCTACGGTATCGCCGTTGTCGCTGCCGTTGTACTGAACGGAAGTCACCAGCACATCCTCCAGCGTGATTTTGGTGTACTCAATCTGCTGGCCGCCCGCTTTACATACTGACAGTTCAACTTTGGTCAGGTGCTTACCGCCGGCGCAATGCTTCAGGATAGCGGTAGTAGACTTGTCGATCAGCGCGTTAACGTGCAGATCGCTAAAGTTCACTTTACCCGCGCCGCCCCCGCCGCCAACAGCCATGTTGCCAGGCTGGGTTGCGCCCCAGGAGAAAGAAGTGATGTCGGTCCAGCCTTTGTGATTGGAGTCCTGAGACTCACCGGTTACACCATCAACCTTCAGGAACATATCAATAGCCATAATTATCTACTCTTTATTGGTTAAAGTTGCTTTCGATAAAGCAGTGATATGGCAAACAGGAAAGCATGGGGCTGAATAAAACAGTCCATATTTTACCTCTGCCTCGTTTCTGCCTGTTCTCAGCGAAAACAGACAAATATTAATTAGGGAGATATTACTTTCAGTCAATCAAGCCATTTTAAGAATACACTGCACACTACAGGTTTATTAAAAAAAGACGATTCAATTAAACGATATATTTCTAATAGTGATAAAATATGCTATGTAAGCATCCAAGAATAAGCGAAGTAACAAAAAGGAGTGCTTGTGTAAAGTGAGCTCGTCGCCAACTCCACATCCATGCAGTTTTTTCTTTTGGAAGATTATGCATATACTCATAACATGCCTTATCAACAAGCTTTCCTTTTTCAACATACATCTTTTTATCTTGAAGCAGCCTAACAAAGAATGCTATTTTCAAATAATAAAGAACGAACCCAAAATCACTACTTAAATTGCTAATAGGATCAATATAAAGCCCATTTTGTCTGTATTGCTTAAAGAAATCCTCATAATTATTTAAATGCTTTTTATATAAATAGTATGCATAAATGGTAGAAATAAAAAAGAAGATTACAAAAACGACAACAATTAAAAATAAAAAATGTTCCGTACTCATAGAATTAAATCCATAAAATAATTTGTTCCTTTTTCAGCAATAGTTCCGGATGCCGTGCCCACCGCTATACCACCGGCAACACCACATGCCAGCAAACCAGCTCCGCCAGTAGCTACACCTAAAGCAATGCAGAGGCTTGTTGCACCGTAAGCCCCTAATGTACCACCATAAATACTTGCTGCTGTGCTGGCACCAAATTTACTATACTCTCGTACCGCAACTTTCATACATTGATTTTCTCTACCTGTGGTACAAGCATGGTGCACTTCATTTGTTGTATTTAGA of Pantoea alhagi contains these proteins:
- a CDS encoding PP2C family protein-serine/threonine phosphatase; this translates as MNITIASMSNQGARESNQDQTGDMIGERSACFVVCDGVAGFPGGDLAARLARNTIIDQFDGDAHLDAQQIRRYINNANRAIRQQQKSEPDYSRMGTTLVSLFIDRDYQLAYWAHAGDSRLYLFRRGYLYHVTTDHSLIQQMKDAGHQTEGINSNLLYFALGMGDEGRDASYSDVVPIEDGDAFLLCTDGFWHGVSHQQMQQALHMVNTPEEWLTLMHQALKNSEEQSDGEQDNYSAMAVWVGSPQDTTLLHSLSEAAQFIPLRD
- the tagH gene encoding type VI secretion system-associated FHA domain protein TagH, whose amino-acid sequence is MRFTIITNKPGHQPPQSSCDFLPPGGTIGRGVDNNLVLPDNDRTISRLQAIVHISADGECRITNRGNVTRVELNDIPLERGRQVELQDGDILGIDEYRLLVNDLNATAQPAAHVAPPVARPAPQVPAPQAQPTPLAKAADGTAAIPSEIWDSLAKEFSIADSISTSRMKPAAPAATEHPLTAPQTENRNPEDPLAQFKTSEPLSLDRRSQTPDALFNQDELFKSESIFNDSTPTTLVQPAADKAAQPKAKPDELDPLALFGGGKSTPAQINSDDPLGLMMGSAVPLAHPDDETPGTQQPAMAETRSAETGKQDLFGDDNDIARSPLFADQPPAAGANPDVAPAENASSVSSLFADEQSAARDADFNDAVKADDDALSASPLFADLSADKPNSIESSPLFNQAPPQPDVPDYGGITLPTPQAVQRSVTPPPKGRLRIDPVASNSSSQQHNASSGGEALQGELLQALLDGMGLNDMQPTPHFDRENMQQLGQMLGMFSQGTVALLSSRSILKRGVKADMTVILDDANNPFKLLPSGKTVLMQMFGSRMPGFMPPKQAVRDALVDLQAHQLGMIAGIRAIIAAMLQSFNPQQLEEEARQEGVTSRLSLPGSRKAALWEHFNRRYNETAGEIEDDFHTLFGEAFLHAYDMEVNQYKDSQTASDE
- a CDS encoding lysozyme inhibitor LprI family protein; this encodes MIVQLKRLFMQPLLGCALFFSFTANAEQNNAELLAGKWQIKRVYVNTQQTMRPSIIMNDPTLVGRTLSFTTNHITGEPLLNHGCEQPVLKAQPEITLNKLLASTIGAESSKDLSNNYSLELQGTDKVTPVFVQCGKGMLGPKGEATDNWLVKLGKQTILTNWDDNTLLALQKLPADAPAAPSFNCQKAVTTTEKAICASFDLASWDHSVNDAWQMAVHQIKNTGVDVTAKLAALKSEQQRWLIERNACKDEQRCIKQQMVTRVTDLVESAK
- a CDS encoding T6SS amidase immunity protein Tai4 family protein; this encodes MRVSAKSEYSAEQYIKNYALSVCVAKGYNSKEVKDDASAAARGYLEFGDYPLAAHSAVRKVVDEFLAKTYSSQSGEPMTLAKCIDVYHSAELGKIVKQYKGKEDG
- a CDS encoding Hcp family type VI secretion system effector, with amino-acid sequence MAIDMFLKVDGVTGESQDSNHKGWTDITSFSWGATQPGNMAVGGGGGAGKVNFSDLHVNALIDKSTTAILKHCAGGKHLTKVELSVCKAGGQQIEYTKITLEDVLVTSVQYNGSDNGDTVGVTYAFQAAKVKQQYWEQTSAGGKGAESSAGWNIKENKEA